The Kaustia mangrovi genome has a segment encoding these proteins:
- a CDS encoding glutamate--cysteine ligase yields MSSPTPDTLEARRPVESLAQLAAYLDEGCKPPTDWRIGTEHEKFGFLTDTHDPLPYGGPRGVRAMLEGMRDRFGWEPVMEGDSIIGLKSPPTCGGTISLEPGGQFELSGAPLEHLHQTCDEVHTHLAQVREVGEELGIGFLGMGFSPKWTLDETPIMPKGRYKIMRAYMAKKGNLGRDMMFRSCTVQVNLDFRSEADMVRKMRVSLALQPIVTAIFAYSPFTEGRPNGFQSFRSEIWRDTDPDRTGMLPFVFDEGFGFEAYARYALDVPMYFVYRDGTYHDASGQSFRDFMAGKLPALPGERPTIKDWEDHLTTIFPEVRLKRFLEMRGADGGPWRRLCALPAVWVGLLYDDTALDAAWDLVKDWTEEERQRLRDAVPVTALDTPFRSGTVLDIAREIVAISKAGLKARARHDGFGDDEAHFLNAVEEIVETGRTPAQELLDLYHGAWNGDIDRVFTECAY; encoded by the coding sequence GTGAGCTCACCGACCCCAGACACACTCGAAGCCCGCCGCCCCGTGGAAAGCCTGGCGCAGCTCGCCGCCTATCTGGACGAAGGCTGCAAGCCGCCCACCGACTGGCGCATCGGCACAGAGCACGAGAAGTTCGGCTTCCTCACCGATACCCACGATCCCCTGCCCTATGGCGGTCCGCGCGGCGTGCGCGCCATGCTGGAGGGCATGCGCGACCGGTTCGGCTGGGAACCGGTCATGGAGGGCGACAGCATTATCGGCCTCAAGTCGCCGCCGACCTGCGGCGGCACCATCTCGCTGGAGCCCGGCGGGCAGTTCGAGCTCTCCGGCGCGCCGCTGGAGCATCTCCACCAGACCTGCGACGAGGTGCACACCCATCTCGCCCAGGTGCGCGAGGTCGGCGAGGAGCTCGGCATCGGCTTTCTCGGCATGGGCTTCTCGCCCAAATGGACGCTCGACGAGACACCGATCATGCCCAAGGGCCGCTACAAGATCATGCGCGCCTATATGGCGAAGAAGGGCAATCTCGGCCGTGACATGATGTTCCGCTCCTGTACGGTGCAGGTGAACCTCGACTTCAGGAGCGAGGCCGACATGGTGCGCAAGATGCGCGTCAGCCTCGCGCTCCAGCCCATCGTCACCGCCATCTTCGCCTATTCGCCCTTCACCGAGGGCCGGCCGAACGGCTTCCAGAGCTTCCGCTCGGAGATTTGGCGCGACACCGATCCCGACCGGACCGGCATGCTGCCCTTCGTGTTCGACGAGGGCTTCGGGTTCGAGGCCTATGCCCGCTACGCGCTCGACGTGCCGATGTATTTCGTCTACCGCGACGGCACCTATCACGACGCCTCCGGCCAGTCCTTCCGCGACTTCATGGCCGGCAAGCTGCCGGCCCTTCCCGGCGAGCGCCCGACCATCAAGGACTGGGAGGATCACCTCACCACGATCTTCCCCGAGGTCCGGCTGAAGCGCTTCCTGGAGATGCGCGGCGCCGACGGCGGCCCGTGGCGGCGCCTGTGCGCGCTGCCGGCCGTCTGGGTCGGCCTGCTCTATGACGACACCGCGCTCGATGCCGCCTGGGACCTCGTGAAGGACTGGACGGAGGAGGAGCGCCAGCGCCTGCGCGACGCCGTTCCGGTGACCGCCCTCGACACGCCCTTCCGCTCCGGCACGGTGCTCGACATCGCCCGCGAGATCGTCGCCATCTCCAAGGCCGGCCTGAAGGCGCGCGCACGCCATGACGGCTTCGGCGACGACGAGGCCCATTTCCTCAATGCTGTGGAGGAGATCGTGGAGACCGGGCGCACGCCGGCCCAGGAGCTCCTCGACCTCTATCACGGCGCCTGGAACGGCGATATCGACCGGGTCTTCACAGAATGCGCCTATTGA
- the ubiA gene encoding 4-hydroxybenzoate octaprenyltransferase, with product MTSQPHTDRVADAVARNWVDRWAPAWAKPYCQLARLDRPIGVWLLLMPCLWSVTLAQIAAGGGLPDLRLLVLLTIGAVAMRGAGCTYNDIVDRNVDGHVARTRSRPIPSGRVSVTGAAIFMVAQSLVGLVVLLQLNRFAIGIGLASLVLVAIYPFMKRVTYWPQIFLGLAFNWGALVGWAAVLGQLDWAPVVLYVAGIFWTLGYDTIYALQDKEDDVLIGVKSTALRFGGRTRAWLVGFYTLTVGGLAAAGALIAAGPVFYLALAGGATHAAWQMITLDEDDPARCLMLFRSNRDFGLIVFAGLVVASLAA from the coding sequence ATGACGTCGCAACCGCATACCGACCGCGTCGCCGACGCGGTCGCGCGAAACTGGGTCGACCGCTGGGCACCCGCCTGGGCGAAGCCCTATTGCCAGCTCGCCCGCCTCGACCGGCCCATCGGCGTCTGGCTCCTGCTCATGCCCTGCCTGTGGTCGGTGACGCTGGCCCAGATCGCGGCGGGCGGCGGCCTGCCCGACCTCCGGCTCCTCGTGCTCCTGACCATCGGCGCGGTGGCCATGCGCGGGGCGGGGTGCACCTATAACGACATCGTCGACCGCAATGTGGACGGCCATGTCGCGCGCACGCGCTCGCGGCCCATCCCGTCGGGCCGGGTGAGCGTGACCGGCGCCGCGATCTTCATGGTCGCCCAGTCCCTCGTCGGCCTCGTCGTCCTCCTACAGCTCAACCGCTTCGCCATCGGGATCGGCCTCGCCTCGCTCGTCCTGGTCGCCATCTATCCCTTCATGAAGCGCGTCACCTACTGGCCGCAGATCTTTCTGGGCCTCGCCTTCAACTGGGGGGCTCTCGTGGGGTGGGCGGCGGTGCTCGGCCAGCTCGACTGGGCGCCCGTCGTCCTCTATGTGGCCGGCATCTTCTGGACGCTCGGCTACGACACGATCTACGCCCTGCAGGACAAGGAAGACGACGTGCTGATCGGCGTGAAGTCCACTGCACTCAGATTCGGCGGGCGCACGCGGGCCTGGCTCGTCGGCTTCTACACCCTCACCGTCGGCGGGCTTGCCGCCGCCGGCGCGCTGATCGCGGCGGGGCCGGTCTTCTACCTCGCCCTTGCCGGGGGCGCTACCCATGCGGCGTGGCAAATGATCACGCTCGACGAGGACGATCCCGCCCGCTGCCTGATGCTTTTCCGGTCGAACCGCGATTTCGGACTGATCGTCTTTGCCGGCCTCGTCGTCGCCTCGCTCGCGGCCTGA
- a CDS encoding TldD/PmbA family protein, whose product MTEPDQKHLIAIADHALDLARRNGADQADVVIAESTSLSASVRLGALEDVERAEDRELGLRVFTGHSQAIVSTTDFSAKSLETLAERAVAMARIAPPDEHSGLADPDELAADWPDLDLRDAAAPDAEALQARALEAEDAARAVDGVTNSEGAGAGYGLIGVVLATSTGFCGAYRRTGYGISCSALAGEGTGMERDHDSASAVHYADLDDAAAIGRRAGERAVRRLSPRKVSSQTVPVVYDPRVSRSLLGHLAGAISGTAITRGTSFLKDRMGDQVFAPGIAIVDAPLRPRGLRSRPFDGEGIAGHSREIVSDGRLQTWVLDCYSARRLGLRTTGHASRGASSSPSPSVTNLSLMPGPLSPEALIGEIPSGLYVTELMGMGVNGVTGDYSRGASGFWIENGEIAYPVSEITIAGNLKDMFASLAPADDLVYRYGVDAPTCRVEAMTIAGT is encoded by the coding sequence ATGACCGAGCCCGACCAGAAACACCTGATTGCCATCGCCGACCACGCCCTCGATCTCGCGCGCCGCAATGGCGCGGACCAGGCGGATGTGGTCATCGCCGAATCGACCTCGCTGTCGGCCTCCGTGCGTCTCGGCGCGCTTGAGGATGTGGAGCGCGCGGAGGACCGCGAGCTCGGCTTGCGCGTCTTCACCGGCCATTCCCAGGCCATCGTGTCGACGACGGATTTCTCCGCCAAGAGCCTCGAGACGCTCGCCGAGCGCGCCGTCGCCATGGCCCGCATCGCCCCGCCGGACGAGCATTCCGGCCTTGCCGACCCGGACGAGCTCGCCGCCGACTGGCCCGATCTCGACCTCCGCGACGCCGCGGCACCCGATGCCGAGGCGCTCCAGGCCCGCGCGCTGGAGGCGGAGGACGCCGCCCGCGCCGTCGATGGCGTGACCAACTCGGAAGGAGCCGGCGCGGGCTACGGGCTGATCGGCGTCGTGCTTGCCACGTCGACCGGCTTTTGCGGGGCCTATCGCCGCACTGGCTATGGCATCTCCTGCTCCGCCCTCGCCGGCGAGGGAACGGGCATGGAGCGCGACCATGACAGTGCGAGCGCCGTCCACTACGCCGACCTCGACGACGCCGCCGCCATCGGCCGTCGGGCGGGCGAGCGCGCGGTGCGCCGGCTCAGCCCCCGCAAGGTCTCCTCGCAGACCGTTCCCGTCGTTTACGATCCTCGCGTTTCGCGCAGCCTTCTGGGGCATCTTGCCGGCGCGATCTCCGGCACGGCCATCACGCGCGGCACGAGCTTCCTGAAGGACCGGATGGGCGATCAGGTCTTCGCGCCCGGCATCGCCATCGTGGACGCCCCCTTGCGCCCTCGCGGATTGCGGTCGCGGCCGTTCGATGGCGAGGGCATCGCCGGACACAGCCGGGAGATCGTCTCCGACGGGCGGCTGCAGACCTGGGTGCTCGACTGCTACAGCGCCCGCCGGCTCGGCCTTCGCACCACCGGCCACGCCTCGCGCGGGGCCTCCTCCTCGCCCTCGCCGTCGGTCACCAATCTGAGCCTCATGCCGGGGCCCCTGTCGCCGGAGGCGCTCATCGGGGAGATCCCCTCCGGTCTCTATGTCACGGAACTGATGGGCATGGGCGTCAACGGCGTGACCGGCGACTACAGCCGGGGCGCCTCGGGCTTCTGGATCGAGAATGGCGAGATCGCCTATCCGGTGAGCGAGATCACCATTGCGGGGAACCTCAAGGACATGTTCGCGTCCCTCGCCCCGGCCGACGATCTCGTCTACCGCTACGGCGTCGATGCGCCGACCTGCCGTGTGGAGGCCATGACCATTGCCGGCACCTGA
- a CDS encoding 3'(2'),5'-bisphosphate nucleotidase CysQ, with translation MTGPAPKPDDGDRALLHDAVRAAGALALDYHGSALSVRTKDDNSPVSEADLAVDALLRDRLCAPRPAYGWLSEETEDDPSRLSARATWIVDPIDGTRSFVAGGDEWCVSAALAIDGRPVLGAVYNPLREAFYSAERGGGAMLNAVPIRASDRTELAGARMLGPADMFRSKRWADPWPELSITTSRSIALRLCLVADGGYDATIALSPKSDWDLAAGHLIVEEAGGRMSGLEGGGFVYNRADIRHPGLVASGGPLHSELVERTRHFRWKHPRP, from the coding sequence GTGACCGGCCCTGCCCCGAAACCCGACGACGGCGACCGCGCCCTGCTCCACGACGCGGTGCGGGCCGCCGGTGCGCTCGCGCTCGACTACCATGGCAGCGCGCTTTCGGTGCGCACCAAGGACGACAACAGTCCGGTCTCGGAAGCCGACCTCGCCGTCGATGCGTTGCTGAGGGACCGTCTCTGCGCCCCGCGCCCCGCCTATGGCTGGCTGTCGGAGGAGACCGAGGACGATCCGTCGCGGCTTTCCGCCCGTGCGACATGGATCGTCGACCCGATCGACGGCACCCGCTCCTTCGTTGCCGGCGGCGACGAATGGTGCGTCTCCGCAGCGCTTGCCATTGACGGCCGCCCCGTCCTCGGCGCCGTCTACAATCCCCTGCGCGAGGCCTTCTACAGCGCCGAGCGCGGCGGCGGCGCGATGCTGAACGCGGTCCCGATCCGGGCGTCGGACCGCACGGAGCTTGCCGGCGCGCGCATGCTCGGCCCCGCCGACATGTTCCGCTCCAAACGCTGGGCGGATCCCTGGCCCGAACTCTCTATCACCACGAGCCGGTCCATCGCGCTGAGATTGTGCCTGGTCGCGGATGGCGGCTACGACGCGACTATCGCGCTCAGCCCCAAGAGCGACTGGGACCTCGCGGCCGGCCATCTCATCGTGGAGGAGGCCGGCGGGCGCATGAGCGGCCTCGAGGGCGGCGGCTTCGTCTATAACCGCGCGGATATCCGCCATCCCGGCCTCGTCGCCTCCGGAGGCCCGCTTCACAGCGAGCTCGTGGAGAGAACCCGCCATTTCCGCTGGAAACATCCCCGGCCATAG
- a CDS encoding DUF4170 domain-containing protein, giving the protein MTDQQPNRQLLHLVFGGELSSLDDVQFKDLDKLDIVGIYPNYAEAHKAWKGKAQQTVDNAQIRYFIVHLHRLLDPSDAE; this is encoded by the coding sequence ATGACCGACCAGCAACCGAACCGCCAGCTCCTCCATCTCGTCTTCGGGGGCGAGCTCTCCTCGCTCGACGACGTCCAGTTCAAGGACCTCGACAAGCTCGACATCGTCGGCATCTATCCCAATTACGCCGAAGCGCACAAAGCCTGGAAGGGCAAGGCGCAGCAGACCGTCGACAACGCACAGATCCGCTATTTCATCGTGCATCTGCACCGGCTGCTCGATCCGTCGGACGCCGAATAG
- a CDS encoding bifunctional riboflavin kinase/FAD synthetase, whose protein sequence is MERIDGSAPLPERWRGAVVAIGNFDGVHRGHQELLHIAREEARQRGVPLGVVTFEPHPRTFFRPHQPVFRITPPALKARLLAACEVDFLASLTFDRAFASKEAEAFVSDELVGRLGVSHMVTGYDFHFGHGRKGSPDTMRRLGEELGFGVTVVEQVTDDSGFAPFSSSTIREALRQGAMREAAEQLGYWWTVLGPVGHGDKRGREIGFPTVNIAMDNDGEPHQGIYAMRVRDAAAIGGEAWAGAGYVGRRPTFGKEEIVLEVHLLDFSGDLYGRELMVEFVDFIRGDRAFDDVDTLIAQMGDDCREAEARVAALARGDIVADFPIGRLQREGRL, encoded by the coding sequence ATGGAACGGATCGACGGCTCGGCTCCCCTGCCGGAGCGCTGGCGCGGCGCGGTGGTGGCCATCGGCAATTTCGACGGCGTGCATCGCGGGCATCAGGAGCTGCTGCACATCGCGCGCGAGGAGGCCCGCCAGCGCGGCGTGCCGCTCGGCGTCGTCACCTTCGAGCCGCATCCGCGCACCTTCTTCAGACCGCACCAACCGGTCTTCCGCATCACGCCGCCGGCGCTCAAGGCCCGGCTTCTGGCGGCCTGCGAGGTCGATTTCCTGGCCTCCCTGACCTTCGACAGGGCGTTCGCCTCCAAGGAGGCGGAGGCCTTCGTGTCCGACGAGCTGGTGGGCCGGCTCGGCGTCAGCCATATGGTCACAGGTTACGATTTCCATTTCGGCCATGGGCGCAAGGGCTCGCCCGATACGATGCGACGTCTCGGCGAGGAACTCGGCTTCGGCGTCACGGTGGTCGAGCAGGTGACCGATGACAGCGGTTTCGCGCCGTTCTCCTCCTCCACCATCCGCGAGGCGCTCAGGCAGGGCGCCATGCGCGAGGCCGCCGAGCAGCTCGGCTATTGGTGGACGGTGCTGGGCCCTGTCGGCCATGGCGACAAGCGCGGGCGCGAGATCGGGTTTCCGACCGTCAATATCGCCATGGACAACGATGGCGAACCGCATCAGGGCATCTACGCCATGCGCGTGCGCGACGCCGCCGCCATCGGGGGCGAGGCCTGGGCGGGCGCAGGCTATGTCGGGCGGCGGCCGACCTTCGGCAAGGAGGAGATCGTCCTGGAGGTCCACCTGCTCGATTTCTCCGGCGACCTCTATGGCCGCGAGCTCATGGTGGAGTTCGTCGACTTCATCCGCGGCGACCGGGCCTTCGACGATGTCGATACCCTCATCGCGCAGATGGGGGACGACTGCCGCGAGGCCGAGGCGCGCGTTGCCGCCCTTGCCCGTGGTGATATCGTCGCTGACTTCCCCATAGGCCGCCTGCAGCGCGAGGGGCGGCTCTAA
- a CDS encoding MaoC family dehydratase has product METRTGYFFEDLELGMSAHLEKVLSSEDVFAYADLTGDHNPVHVDEAYAAETMFKGRIAHGMLTAGLISAVLGMRLPGPGAIYLSQSLKFRAPVHCGDLVRAEVTVKDLQPRGHRVSFDTVCRVGDKMVLDGEALVMVPSRG; this is encoded by the coding sequence ATGGAAACCAGGACCGGTTATTTCTTCGAGGATCTCGAACTGGGCATGTCGGCCCATCTCGAGAAGGTGCTGAGCAGCGAGGACGTGTTCGCCTATGCCGATCTGACCGGCGATCACAATCCCGTCCATGTCGACGAGGCCTATGCGGCGGAAACCATGTTCAAGGGCCGCATCGCCCATGGCATGCTGACCGCGGGGCTGATCTCGGCGGTGCTCGGCATGCGCCTGCCGGGACCCGGCGCGATCTATCTCAGCCAGTCGCTCAAGTTCCGCGCGCCGGTGCATTGCGGCGATCTGGTGCGCGCGGAGGTGACGGTGAAGGATCTCCAGCCGCGCGGCCACCGCGTTTCGTTCGACACGGTCTGCCGGGTCGGCGACAAGATGGTGCTGGATGGCGAGGCGTTGGTCATGGTGCCGTCGCGCGGCTGA
- a CDS encoding TIGR01459 family HAD-type hydrolase has translation MRDLATPRDIWLCDIWGVVHNGIAPFPEAVNALREHRIGGGVVVLITNAPRPSPAVIGQLDQIGVPREAYDRVVTSGDSMRALIAAKPGAAVFHLGPERDQPLLEGLPISLVAEPEDAELVLCSGLFDDETETPDDYGGLLERIRARGLTLYCANPDKVVQRGGALVYCAGALAERYAALGGEVVMTGKPHDPIYAQAFAELAELEGAPVARERALVIGDGMETDLAGAARQGLDAVFVMGGIHAAEVGENHHEDDDARDALLARLRKALPDLRLKALMPALA, from the coding sequence ATGCGCGATCTCGCCACGCCCCGCGATATCTGGCTGTGCGACATCTGGGGCGTGGTCCATAACGGCATCGCGCCGTTCCCGGAGGCGGTGAATGCCCTGCGCGAGCACCGCATTGGCGGCGGCGTCGTCGTGCTGATCACCAATGCGCCGCGGCCGTCGCCCGCGGTCATCGGTCAGCTCGACCAGATCGGCGTGCCCCGCGAGGCCTATGACCGTGTGGTGACGTCGGGCGATTCCATGCGCGCCCTGATCGCGGCGAAGCCCGGCGCGGCGGTGTTCCATCTGGGACCGGAGCGCGACCAGCCGCTGCTCGAGGGGTTGCCGATCTCGCTCGTTGCCGAGCCGGAAGACGCCGAACTCGTATTGTGCTCGGGGCTTTTCGACGACGAGACCGAGACGCCGGACGATTATGGCGGGCTTCTGGAGCGCATCCGCGCGCGCGGGCTGACGCTCTATTGCGCCAATCCCGACAAGGTGGTGCAGCGCGGCGGAGCGCTCGTCTATTGCGCCGGCGCGCTTGCGGAGCGCTATGCCGCGCTCGGCGGCGAGGTCGTCATGACCGGCAAGCCGCATGATCCGATCTATGCCCAGGCCTTCGCCGAGCTGGCAGAGCTCGAGGGCGCGCCCGTCGCCCGCGAGCGTGCCCTCGTGATCGGAGACGGCATGGAGACCGACCTCGCCGGCGCGGCGCGCCAGGGCCTCGACGCGGTGTTCGTGATGGGCGGCATCCATGCCGCCGAGGTCGGCGAAAACCATCACGAGGACGACGACGCGCGCGACGCGCTGCTCGCCCGGCTCCGCAAGGCGCTTCCCGATCTCAGACTCAAGGCCCTGATGCCCGCCCTGGCCTGA